Part of the uncultured Cohaesibacter sp. genome is shown below.
CAGTTATCCGGATCTGGCTGCCCGTCTCGACAAGGGCTGGCGCGGTGGTGACAATGAAACCGTCCGTATCAGCAATCAAAGCTTCATTGCACGCATCGGTCAAATGCGCTTCGACTGGTCTGATCCGTCGCACTATCTGCTCGCCGTCACCATGACGCCAATGAAGGAGCTTTTGGCACAGAACCGGGAGATGCAGAAGCAGGTCATCCTGTTCACGGCCTTGCTGGCGCTGATCGGCGCCAATGTTGCCTATATGCTCACCCGCCATTTCATCAAGCCGCTGCAATTGCTGACCGATGCGGCGCGCCAGCTTTCCAGAGGCGCGACTGTGGACAGCCTGAAGGTGGACGGGCGCGACCGCCCCGATGAAATCGGTGTGCTGCTGCGCTCTGTCTATGAGATGGCGTCCAATCTGGAAGAGAAGCAGAAAAGCATGCGGGCGATTCTGACAACCGCTCAGAACCCCATCCTGATGATCAGCCAAAGAGGAATCATCCAGCATGTCAATGATGCAACGGAACAACTGTTTGGCTATTCGCGCGAGGAAATGGTCGGCCAGAATATCTCCATGCTCATGAACGAACATGACAGAAAGCATCACGACGGCTACTTGCAACGCCCGTCCCTTTCCAGACCGGGCAAGATTCTGGATGGAGGACGGGAAGTACAGGCCATGCGCAAGGACGGCACGAGTGTCCCGATCCATCTGGCTGTCAGCAAGCTTCATATCAAGAATGAGCTCTTCTTCACCGGCATCATGACCGATCTCACCGAGTTGAAGAAGGTCGACAAGATGAAAAGCGAGTTTGTCTCAACGGTAAGCCATGAGTTGCGCACCCCGCTGACATCGATCAAGGGCGCGTTGGGGCTGTTGCGCAGCACCTCGGGGGATGCTTTGCCGGAGAGCGGCATGAAAATGCTCGACATCGCCTATGCCAACTGCGAACGGCTTTCGGTGCTGATCAATGACATTCTGGATATGGAAAAGATCGAGGCAGGCAAGTTGACCTATGCCTTCGCCCTGTTCGATCTGGTGCCTTTCCTTGCCGAGGTCATCGAAACCAACCGCGCCTATGCCGAACAGGCCAGAGTGTCCTTCGTCTTTACAAGGCCGTCGGATCCGATCGTCCTTTTTGCCGACCGGTGTCGGCTGGAACAGGTGGTGACCAATGTGCTCTCCAACGCAGTGAAATATTCACCCGACGGAGCGCAGGTCGAGGTCTCCGCCTGTGTCGAGGAGAGCAAGGTGCGGATTGCCGTCCGGGACCATGGCGAAGGCATACCGGAAGACTTCCACGACAAGATTTTCGGAAAATTCGCCCAGGCTGACTCTTCTGATACCCGCACCAGAGGAGGAACCGGCCTCGGGCTGGCCATATCGCGCGAAATCATCAAGGCGCACAGCGGCCAGATCGAGTTTGAAACCGCAGCGGGTGAAGGCACAACCTTCTTCATTACCCTGGATATCGCACCCGAAGACCAATCCTTCAACAGGGCGCAGCCCCCCGGTTTTCTGGCTGAACAGCTGGAAAACACGCGCCATATTGCATAGGAGACACCCATGACCAAGGCTCTCGAACGGATCACATATGTAGAGGATGATCAGGACATTCGCGCCATCGCCGAACTCGCTCTAGGCGCGCTCGGCGGGTATCAGCTCGACATGTGCGAGAATGGCAAGGTTGCTCTGGAACGGGTCCCGGTTTTCTGCCCCGACCTCATCCTGCTCGACGTGATGATGCCGATCATGGATGGCACCGAAACGCTGCGGACGCTCAAAAGCACGCCGGAGCTTGCAGACATTCCCGTTGTTTTCATGACAGCCAAAGCCCAGCGCCATGAAGTGCAGGGCTACAAGGATAGTGGCGCTGTTGATGTCATTGCCAAGCCGTTTGACCCGACCGATCTGCCAGCGCGCGTGATGAAGATCTGGGAAATCTACGGTCGTGACCGTCGGATCGGGGGAGAGCTGTCATGATCGAACAGTTGAGAGCACTCATTGCCCGTCATTGCGAGACCCTGAGGCACGAGCTGGTGGAGATCGAGCGCAGCGTTGACACCTTGTGTCAGGATCCGGAAGGCTCCGCCGAGCTGATAAGCCACGCCATCGCCCGAAGCCACAAGCTGAAGGGCGGAAGCGGAACCATCGGTTTCAAGGATATCAGCGCCTCCGCGGCGCGGCTGGAGCGACTGCTCAAGATGTCGCTGGAAATCTCGGGCCCGGTGCCAAGGGAAATTCTGGGAGAAATCACGAAGGAGAAAGAGGCACTCGCCGATCTGATCGGAGCTGTTCGCCCCGAACAATCGGGTCTCTTTGATGTGCAACTGCCGACGAAACCGTCTTCCAGCCCGAATGGGCTTGCAGGCGCCAACGGCCATACCGAGTTGAGGAGTGTGTCTTAATGCATAATCTGATGTCGGAAAGCCCTCCGTGCAATTCAAGGGTCCAGCCTTTGAGAGACAAGCCCAAGGTTCTCATCGTGGATGATGACCGGGACCTGCTCGACATGATCGGGTTGTTCATCGAAATCGAAGGCTACGAGACCGAACTGGTGGTCGATGGCGAATTGGCGCTCGAAGCCATTCAGAAGGACCCGCCGGACCTGATGATCCTTGATCTGGTGATGCCAGGCATGGGCGGTTTCGAGGTCCTCTCGAGGCTGAAGAAGCTCATGCCTTCGCTTAACCTGCCGGTTGTCATGGTGACGGCGCAGGAGGAAAACGCCCTGCGCGTCGAAGCCCTGCAATGCGGTGTCGTGGACTATATTCAGAAACCTGTGGATTTTGCCGTGCTCAGCGCACGCATCCGTTCGGCCCTCATGGAACGCAGGATCCAGCGCAAGCTCGCCGAAGCCAATGCCCGGCTCGAGGCCATCGTGGCGACAAGGACGCGGCAGCTGGAAGTCAAGAACGAGTATCTGACAGCCGTGCTGGACAACGCGCGCGACGGCATCATCGGATGTGATGAAAGCGGACTGCCGTCGATCTTCAACAAGAAGGCCAGCGAAATGCTTGGCATCGAGAATTCACTGAGCATGCTGATGCCCTATCTCAAGACCAACGAGATGTTCGAGGCAGACGGCGCAACGCCTCTGGATTCGCGCTCCAATCCGCTGCAACTGGCGTTCGACAATGACGGGCTGGAAGAGTCGGACATTGTCATTGAGCGTTTCGGAGCCAAGCCACGGATTGTGAACACCACAGGCAGCGCCATCCGCGATCAGGAAGGGCACAAGATAGGCGCTGTCATTTCACTCAGGGACGTGACCGAACATCACAAGCTGGAAAACAAGATCGGCCATCTGCGCCAACGCTATGAAAAGTTGCTCGACAGTGTCCCGATGCCGCTGCACATAACTGATGAGCGGGGCTGCATTCTTGAGGTCAACGAGCTGTGGCTGGAGGCTTTCGGCTATTCGCTGAGGGAAGTGCAGGGGTCGCATCTGGGCAATTATCTGACCACCGAATTCAAGCATCTGGCTGCCGAAAGTGTACGTGCAGCGATGATCAACATGGGACATACAAAGGATGTCAAATGCAAGATCAAACATGCCGACGGGCGCATCCTGGAGGCAACGCTCGTCAGTCAGGCGGTCTATGACGGCAAAGGGGAGCTTAACCAGATCGTTGAATATATCACCGATCTGCAAGAGTGATCACGCCCCCTTCCTGAAGGCATGTTTTGGCGATCCGCTCAGACCGTCGCGTAGGGCGCGATCTTGAAGGATGCATCGGCAATACCCTGCCGGATGGCGTGGGCGAGCTTGAGCGCGTTGGGCGTGTCGCTATGCACCAGAATGGAATCGATCCTGACAGGGATGGCCTCGCCCGTCGTCAGCTTCAACTTGCCGGTTGAAAGGGTCTCGGCAACCCGGCGCCGGATGTCTTCCGGGTCATGCAGCAGTGCGCCTTCCGTGCCTCTGGGCGCCAGTCGGCCCGGGGCGCAGTAGCCTCGGTCGGCGAGGAAGGAATAGACCACCTCGATGCCTTCCTCTTCCGCCACGCGGGCGGCTTCGGTATCGGCGAGCCCGATGAATTTCAACGCCGGGTCGAACGACTTCATGGCCTTGATCAGCACTTTGGCCACATCCGCATCAGCAAAGGAAAGATTGCCCAGAGCGCCGTGGAAATTGGCGTGGGTGAGCTTCGTGCC
Proteins encoded:
- a CDS encoding ATP-binding protein, which gives rise to MIIAVGLVLATSILVGFWQIWKNEETNIAHEDERLNFVLQRVMKDLSTVVEDTARNVVMLAGTPPIQGILTARRNNSVAEIARIEEAIWKDRLAQIFLSLAESNRNLLQVRLISLDGKEAIRVNRTGDKVERVTPQELQDKGRYDYVRQTLGTARGKIKYFGIDYNREHGEIEEPRVFVMRVATMAFGKNDEPLGIIVINIDMSRVIAKMKGTVRSPKQLLLINEKGTYLTMPESDTSEAEIQARLQAFRTSYPDLAARLDKGWRGGDNETVRISNQSFIARIGQMRFDWSDPSHYLLAVTMTPMKELLAQNREMQKQVILFTALLALIGANVAYMLTRHFIKPLQLLTDAARQLSRGATVDSLKVDGRDRPDEIGVLLRSVYEMASNLEEKQKSMRAILTTAQNPILMISQRGIIQHVNDATEQLFGYSREEMVGQNISMLMNEHDRKHHDGYLQRPSLSRPGKILDGGREVQAMRKDGTSVPIHLAVSKLHIKNELFFTGIMTDLTELKKVDKMKSEFVSTVSHELRTPLTSIKGALGLLRSTSGDALPESGMKMLDIAYANCERLSVLINDILDMEKIEAGKLTYAFALFDLVPFLAEVIETNRAYAEQARVSFVFTRPSDPIVLFADRCRLEQVVTNVLSNAVKYSPDGAQVEVSACVEESKVRIAVRDHGEGIPEDFHDKIFGKFAQADSSDTRTRGGTGLGLAISREIIKAHSGQIEFETAAGEGTTFFITLDIAPEDQSFNRAQPPGFLAEQLENTRHIA
- a CDS encoding response regulator; translation: MTKALERITYVEDDQDIRAIAELALGALGGYQLDMCENGKVALERVPVFCPDLILLDVMMPIMDGTETLRTLKSTPELADIPVVFMTAKAQRHEVQGYKDSGAVDVIAKPFDPTDLPARVMKIWEIYGRDRRIGGELS
- a CDS encoding Hpt domain-containing protein, producing MIEQLRALIARHCETLRHELVEIERSVDTLCQDPEGSAELISHAIARSHKLKGGSGTIGFKDISASAARLERLLKMSLEISGPVPREILGEITKEKEALADLIGAVRPEQSGLFDVQLPTKPSSSPNGLAGANGHTELRSVS
- a CDS encoding response regulator, translating into MHNLMSESPPCNSRVQPLRDKPKVLIVDDDRDLLDMIGLFIEIEGYETELVVDGELALEAIQKDPPDLMILDLVMPGMGGFEVLSRLKKLMPSLNLPVVMVTAQEENALRVEALQCGVVDYIQKPVDFAVLSARIRSALMERRIQRKLAEANARLEAIVATRTRQLEVKNEYLTAVLDNARDGIIGCDESGLPSIFNKKASEMLGIENSLSMLMPYLKTNEMFEADGATPLDSRSNPLQLAFDNDGLEESDIVIERFGAKPRIVNTTGSAIRDQEGHKIGAVISLRDVTEHHKLENKIGHLRQRYEKLLDSVPMPLHITDERGCILEVNELWLEAFGYSLREVQGSHLGNYLTTEFKHLAAESVRAAMINMGHTKDVKCKIKHADGRILEATLVSQAVYDGKGELNQIVEYITDLQE
- a CDS encoding 5-oxoprolinase subunit PxpA gives rise to the protein MTTIDVNSDLGEGFGPYRIAPDAELMPLITSANIACGAHAGDPSIMDETVSLAQNNGVRVGAHVGYPDREAFGRRMLKMSLRELELMTITQLGALGAIAEHRGTKLTHANFHGALGNLSFADADVAKVLIKAMKSFDPALKFIGLADTEAARVAEEEGIEVVYSFLADRGYCAPGRLAPRGTEGALLHDPEDIRRRVAETLSTGKLKLTTGEAIPVRIDSILVHSDTPNALKLAHAIRQGIADASFKIAPYATV